A region of Anopheles merus strain MAF chromosome 2R, AmerM5.1, whole genome shotgun sequence DNA encodes the following proteins:
- the LOC121587761 gene encoding katanin p60 ATPase-containing subunit A1 isoform X5 produces MLFSSIPSLPQLFENVASDRVLFRRTRISAPSTSGFQHMARMMDTLILDNLAPFAFTKITTTHRPTRISGGGGGTGGGGSSGSGGSGGSGSNGVPGGGGGGGVGLLETRNGPLGGMGQEGILRGGPGGLGSGGSMGVKKATSTSNVSNLIGAGTVSTSTIRVNLQKNKIPTQGQCGPLPGEVHPNPRHASLASNAASPPTATDSRWISSLRRRDPELQPTLPSINHSNHHSTSSLTQQHSIGYTSSSNTPNTDRRSSRTSGQKSSLRKSRSVERIRARKLATSKVKERPKKSSSEEGGASDDQEVTSVEENSPQQQHSPVKRLEKQKLFSPIGYEPHLIDTLEKDMLQKNPNVQWNDVAGLNEAKAILQEAVVLPVILPDFFRGIRRPWKGVLMVGPPGTGKTMLAKAVATECGTTFFNVSSSTLTSKYRGESEKLVRLLFEMARFYAPSTIFIDEIDSLCACRGSDSEHEASRRFKAELLIQMDGLNAANDDKVIMVLAATNHPWDIDEAFRRRFEKRVYIGLPNDNTRKALLELCLKGVNISPDLNTDTITEQLNGYTGSDIANVCRDAAMMAMRRHINGLSPSEIKMIRREEVDLPVTAQDFQDAMVKTRKSVSANDVARYETWMDEYGSC; encoded by the exons ATGTTGTTCTCATCGATACCTTCATTGCCGCAACTGTTCGAGAATGTGGCCTCGGACCGGGTGCTATTCCGGAGAACTAGAAT CTCTGCACCGTCCACGTCCGGCTTCCAGCATATGGCCCGCATGATGGACACGCTGATCCTGGACAATTTGGCACCGTTTGCGTTCACGAAAATCACCACCACGCACCGCCCGACCAGGATCAgcgggggtggtggtggaactggcggcggtggcagcagcggcagtggTGGCAGCGGAGGCTCGGGCAGTAATGGTGTgcccggcggtggtggtggcggaggCGTCGGGCTGCTCGAGACCCGCAACGGACCGCTGGGCGGCATGGGCCAGGAGGGGATCCTGCGCGGCGGCCCGGGCGGGCTCGGCAGCGGGGGCAGCATGGGCGTCAAGAAGGCAACCAGCACGAGCAACGTCAGCAATCTGATCGGTGCCGGTACGGTCAGCACGTCCACGATTCGGGTGAACCTGCAGAAGAACAAAATACCGACACAAGGTCAGTGCGGTCCGCTACCTGGTG aAGTCCACCCTAACCCGCGCCATGCTAGCCTCGCCTCGAACGCAGCATCGCCCCCGACGGCGACCGATTCGCGCTGGATCTCGTCGCTGCGGCGCCGCGATCCGGAGCTGCAACCGACACTGCCCTCGATCAATCACTCCAACCACCACAGTACCTCCTCGCTGACGCAGCAGCACAGCATCGGCTACACCAGCTCCTCCAACACGCCGAACACGGACCGGCGCAGCAGCCGGACGAGCGGCCAGAAGTCGTCCCTGCGCAAGAGCCGCTCGGTCGAGCGCATACGGGCCCGCAAGCTGGCCACCTCGAAGGTGAAGGAGCGGCCGAAAAAGTCCTCCTCCGAGGAGGGCGGCGCGTCCGACGACCAGGAGGTGACCTCGGTGGAGGAAAACtcgccccagcagcagcactcgcCGGTCAAGCGGCTCGAGAAGCAGAAGCTGTTCAGCCCGATCGGGTACGAGCCGCACCTGATCGACACGCTCGAGAAGGACATGCTGCAGAAGAACCCGAACGTCCAGTGGAACGATGTGGCCGGGCTGAACGAGGCGAAGGCGATCCTGCAGGAGGCGGTCGTGCTGCCGGTGATACTGCCCGACTTCTTCCGCGGCATCCGGCGCCCGTGGAAGGGTGTGCTGATGGTGGGCCCGCCCGGCACCGGCAAAACGATGCTGGCCAAGGCGGTCGCGACCGAGTGCGGCACCACGTTCTTCAACGTGTCGTCCAGCACGCTCACGTCCAAGTATCGCGGGGAGAGCGAGAAGCTCGTCCGGCTGCTGTTCGAGATGGCCCGGTTCTACGCGCCGAGCACAATCTTTATCGACGAGATCGATTCACTGTGTGCCTGCCGGGGTAGCGACTCGGAGCATGAGGCTAGCCGGCGCTTCAAGGCGGAACTGCTCATCCAGATGGATGGGTTGAATGCGGCCAA CGATGATAAGGTGATCATGGTGCTGGCCGCTACCAACCATCCCTGGGACATCGATGAAGCCTTCCGGCGCCGGTTCGAGAAGCGCGTCTACATTGGTCTTCCGAACGACAACACCCGCAAGGCGCTGCTGGAGCTCTGCCTGAAGGGCGTGAACATTTCGCCGGACTTGAACACGGACACCATTACGGAGCAGCTGAACGGGTACACCGGGTCCGACATTGCGAACGTGTGTCG CGATGCAGCAATGATGGCGATGCGACGGCACATCAACGGTTTAAGCCCGTCCGAGATCAAGATGATACGGCGGGAGGAGGTCGATCTACCGGTCACGGCGCAGGACTTCCAGGACGCGATGGTCAAGACGCGCAAATCCGTCTCGGCGAACGATGTCGCCCGCTACGAAACGTGGATGGACGAGTACGGATCGTGCTAg
- the LOC121587761 gene encoding katanin p60 ATPase-containing subunit A1 isoform X4 translates to MRRDETYRRITREKVVVRGNTTIRTLDSTVSFLPIVESSAPSTSGFQHMARMMDTLILDNLAPFAFTKITTTHRPTRISGGGGGTGGGGSSGSGGSGGSGSNGVPGGGGGGGVGLLETRNGPLGGMGQEGILRGGPGGLGSGGSMGVKKATSTSNVSNLIGAGTVSTSTIRVNLQKNKIPTQGQCGPLPGEVHPNPRHASLASNAASPPTATDSRWISSLRRRDPELQPTLPSINHSNHHSTSSLTQQHSIGYTSSSNTPNTDRRSSRTSGQKSSLRKSRSVERIRARKLATSKVKERPKKSSSEEGGASDDQEVTSVEENSPQQQHSPVKRLEKQKLFSPIGYEPHLIDTLEKDMLQKNPNVQWNDVAGLNEAKAILQEAVVLPVILPDFFRGIRRPWKGVLMVGPPGTGKTMLAKAVATECGTTFFNVSSSTLTSKYRGESEKLVRLLFEMARFYAPSTIFIDEIDSLCACRGSDSEHEASRRFKAELLIQMDGLNAANDDKVIMVLAATNHPWDIDEAFRRRFEKRVYIGLPNDNTRKALLELCLKGVNISPDLNTDTITEQLNGYTGSDIANVCRDAAMMAMRRHINGLSPSEIKMIRREEVDLPVTAQDFQDAMVKTRKSVSANDVARYETWMDEYGSC, encoded by the exons ATGAGACGAGACGAAACGTACAGACGGATCACGCGGGAGAAGGTGGTGGTGCGAGGAAACACCACCATCCGGACGCTGGATTCAACAGTTTCCTTTCTGCCAATCGTGGAATC CTCTGCACCGTCCACGTCCGGCTTCCAGCATATGGCCCGCATGATGGACACGCTGATCCTGGACAATTTGGCACCGTTTGCGTTCACGAAAATCACCACCACGCACCGCCCGACCAGGATCAgcgggggtggtggtggaactggcggcggtggcagcagcggcagtggTGGCAGCGGAGGCTCGGGCAGTAATGGTGTgcccggcggtggtggtggcggaggCGTCGGGCTGCTCGAGACCCGCAACGGACCGCTGGGCGGCATGGGCCAGGAGGGGATCCTGCGCGGCGGCCCGGGCGGGCTCGGCAGCGGGGGCAGCATGGGCGTCAAGAAGGCAACCAGCACGAGCAACGTCAGCAATCTGATCGGTGCCGGTACGGTCAGCACGTCCACGATTCGGGTGAACCTGCAGAAGAACAAAATACCGACACAAGGTCAGTGCGGTCCGCTACCTGGTG aAGTCCACCCTAACCCGCGCCATGCTAGCCTCGCCTCGAACGCAGCATCGCCCCCGACGGCGACCGATTCGCGCTGGATCTCGTCGCTGCGGCGCCGCGATCCGGAGCTGCAACCGACACTGCCCTCGATCAATCACTCCAACCACCACAGTACCTCCTCGCTGACGCAGCAGCACAGCATCGGCTACACCAGCTCCTCCAACACGCCGAACACGGACCGGCGCAGCAGCCGGACGAGCGGCCAGAAGTCGTCCCTGCGCAAGAGCCGCTCGGTCGAGCGCATACGGGCCCGCAAGCTGGCCACCTCGAAGGTGAAGGAGCGGCCGAAAAAGTCCTCCTCCGAGGAGGGCGGCGCGTCCGACGACCAGGAGGTGACCTCGGTGGAGGAAAACtcgccccagcagcagcactcgcCGGTCAAGCGGCTCGAGAAGCAGAAGCTGTTCAGCCCGATCGGGTACGAGCCGCACCTGATCGACACGCTCGAGAAGGACATGCTGCAGAAGAACCCGAACGTCCAGTGGAACGATGTGGCCGGGCTGAACGAGGCGAAGGCGATCCTGCAGGAGGCGGTCGTGCTGCCGGTGATACTGCCCGACTTCTTCCGCGGCATCCGGCGCCCGTGGAAGGGTGTGCTGATGGTGGGCCCGCCCGGCACCGGCAAAACGATGCTGGCCAAGGCGGTCGCGACCGAGTGCGGCACCACGTTCTTCAACGTGTCGTCCAGCACGCTCACGTCCAAGTATCGCGGGGAGAGCGAGAAGCTCGTCCGGCTGCTGTTCGAGATGGCCCGGTTCTACGCGCCGAGCACAATCTTTATCGACGAGATCGATTCACTGTGTGCCTGCCGGGGTAGCGACTCGGAGCATGAGGCTAGCCGGCGCTTCAAGGCGGAACTGCTCATCCAGATGGATGGGTTGAATGCGGCCAA CGATGATAAGGTGATCATGGTGCTGGCCGCTACCAACCATCCCTGGGACATCGATGAAGCCTTCCGGCGCCGGTTCGAGAAGCGCGTCTACATTGGTCTTCCGAACGACAACACCCGCAAGGCGCTGCTGGAGCTCTGCCTGAAGGGCGTGAACATTTCGCCGGACTTGAACACGGACACCATTACGGAGCAGCTGAACGGGTACACCGGGTCCGACATTGCGAACGTGTGTCG CGATGCAGCAATGATGGCGATGCGACGGCACATCAACGGTTTAAGCCCGTCCGAGATCAAGATGATACGGCGGGAGGAGGTCGATCTACCGGTCACGGCGCAGGACTTCCAGGACGCGATGGTCAAGACGCGCAAATCCGTCTCGGCGAACGATGTCGCCCGCTACGAAACGTGGATGGACGAGTACGGATCGTGCTAg
- the LOC121587761 gene encoding katanin p60 ATPase-containing subunit A1 isoform X2 has product MLVQYGGATGTRSNGVSSSTSSSSSAMNEYHHGGYHPSHGYAPQPYEPPTHGHVGTGNNLLEAALGGRQGPTGGSTGSTVPHHNPSNASTYKMSRTVSNSHPALERSDVHVEYEVAVPIHSIESIRHTPYHSLWNLHECSAPSTSGFQHMARMMDTLILDNLAPFAFTKITTTHRPTRISGGGGGTGGGGSSGSGGSGGSGSNGVPGGGGGGGVGLLETRNGPLGGMGQEGILRGGPGGLGSGGSMGVKKATSTSNVSNLIGAGTVSTSTIRVNLQKNKIPTQEVHPNPRHASLASNAASPPTATDSRWISSLRRRDPELQPTLPSINHSNHHSTSSLTQQHSIGYTSSSNTPNTDRRSSRTSGQKSSLRKSRSVERIRARKLATSKVKERPKKSSSEEGGASDDQEVTSVEENSPQQQHSPVKRLEKQKLFSPIGYEPHLIDTLEKDMLQKNPNVQWNDVAGLNEAKAILQEAVVLPVILPDFFRGIRRPWKGVLMVGPPGTGKTMLAKAVATECGTTFFNVSSSTLTSKYRGESEKLVRLLFEMARFYAPSTIFIDEIDSLCACRGSDSEHEASRRFKAELLIQMDGLNAANDDKVIMVLAATNHPWDIDEAFRRRFEKRVYIGLPNDNTRKALLELCLKGVNISPDLNTDTITEQLNGYTGSDIANVCRDAAMMAMRRHINGLSPSEIKMIRREEVDLPVTAQDFQDAMVKTRKSVSANDVARYETWMDEYGSC; this is encoded by the exons ATGCTGGTACAGTACGGTGGTGCAACCGGAACACGCAGCAACggggtcagcagcagcaccagcagcagcagcagtgcgatGAACGAGTACCATCACGGCGGTTACCATCCGTCGCACGGGTACGCACCGCAGCCCTACGAACCGCCGACCCACGGGCACGTCGGCACCGGTAATAATCTGCTCGAGGCGGCACTTGGCGGCCGCCAAGGTCCGACCGGCGGCAGCACAGGTAGCACTGTTCCACACCACAACCCTTCTAACGCAAGCACGTACAAAATGTCTCGTACCGTTTCCAACTCGCACCCGGCCCTGGAACGGTCCGACGTACATGTGGAATACGAAGTCGCCGTCCCGATACACAGCATCGAGTCGATCCGGCACACGCCGTACCATTCGCTATGGAATCTGCACGAGTG CTCTGCACCGTCCACGTCCGGCTTCCAGCATATGGCCCGCATGATGGACACGCTGATCCTGGACAATTTGGCACCGTTTGCGTTCACGAAAATCACCACCACGCACCGCCCGACCAGGATCAgcgggggtggtggtggaactggcggcggtggcagcagcggcagtggTGGCAGCGGAGGCTCGGGCAGTAATGGTGTgcccggcggtggtggtggcggaggCGTCGGGCTGCTCGAGACCCGCAACGGACCGCTGGGCGGCATGGGCCAGGAGGGGATCCTGCGCGGCGGCCCGGGCGGGCTCGGCAGCGGGGGCAGCATGGGCGTCAAGAAGGCAACCAGCACGAGCAACGTCAGCAATCTGATCGGTGCCGGTACGGTCAGCACGTCCACGATTCGGGTGAACCTGCAGAAGAACAAAATACCGACACAAG aAGTCCACCCTAACCCGCGCCATGCTAGCCTCGCCTCGAACGCAGCATCGCCCCCGACGGCGACCGATTCGCGCTGGATCTCGTCGCTGCGGCGCCGCGATCCGGAGCTGCAACCGACACTGCCCTCGATCAATCACTCCAACCACCACAGTACCTCCTCGCTGACGCAGCAGCACAGCATCGGCTACACCAGCTCCTCCAACACGCCGAACACGGACCGGCGCAGCAGCCGGACGAGCGGCCAGAAGTCGTCCCTGCGCAAGAGCCGCTCGGTCGAGCGCATACGGGCCCGCAAGCTGGCCACCTCGAAGGTGAAGGAGCGGCCGAAAAAGTCCTCCTCCGAGGAGGGCGGCGCGTCCGACGACCAGGAGGTGACCTCGGTGGAGGAAAACtcgccccagcagcagcactcgcCGGTCAAGCGGCTCGAGAAGCAGAAGCTGTTCAGCCCGATCGGGTACGAGCCGCACCTGATCGACACGCTCGAGAAGGACATGCTGCAGAAGAACCCGAACGTCCAGTGGAACGATGTGGCCGGGCTGAACGAGGCGAAGGCGATCCTGCAGGAGGCGGTCGTGCTGCCGGTGATACTGCCCGACTTCTTCCGCGGCATCCGGCGCCCGTGGAAGGGTGTGCTGATGGTGGGCCCGCCCGGCACCGGCAAAACGATGCTGGCCAAGGCGGTCGCGACCGAGTGCGGCACCACGTTCTTCAACGTGTCGTCCAGCACGCTCACGTCCAAGTATCGCGGGGAGAGCGAGAAGCTCGTCCGGCTGCTGTTCGAGATGGCCCGGTTCTACGCGCCGAGCACAATCTTTATCGACGAGATCGATTCACTGTGTGCCTGCCGGGGTAGCGACTCGGAGCATGAGGCTAGCCGGCGCTTCAAGGCGGAACTGCTCATCCAGATGGATGGGTTGAATGCGGCCAA CGATGATAAGGTGATCATGGTGCTGGCCGCTACCAACCATCCCTGGGACATCGATGAAGCCTTCCGGCGCCGGTTCGAGAAGCGCGTCTACATTGGTCTTCCGAACGACAACACCCGCAAGGCGCTGCTGGAGCTCTGCCTGAAGGGCGTGAACATTTCGCCGGACTTGAACACGGACACCATTACGGAGCAGCTGAACGGGTACACCGGGTCCGACATTGCGAACGTGTGTCG CGATGCAGCAATGATGGCGATGCGACGGCACATCAACGGTTTAAGCCCGTCCGAGATCAAGATGATACGGCGGGAGGAGGTCGATCTACCGGTCACGGCGCAGGACTTCCAGGACGCGATGGTCAAGACGCGCAAATCCGTCTCGGCGAACGATGTCGCCCGCTACGAAACGTGGATGGACGAGTACGGATCGTGCTAg
- the LOC121587761 gene encoding katanin p60 ATPase-containing subunit A1 isoform X3, translating into MLVQYGGATGTRSNGVSSSTSSSSSAMNEYHHGGYHPSHGYAPQPYEPPTHGHVGTVAVPIHSIESIRHTPYHSLWNLHECSAPSTSGFQHMARMMDTLILDNLAPFAFTKITTTHRPTRISGGGGGTGGGGSSGSGGSGGSGSNGVPGGGGGGGVGLLETRNGPLGGMGQEGILRGGPGGLGSGGSMGVKKATSTSNVSNLIGAGTVSTSTIRVNLQKNKIPTQGQCGPLPGEVHPNPRHASLASNAASPPTATDSRWISSLRRRDPELQPTLPSINHSNHHSTSSLTQQHSIGYTSSSNTPNTDRRSSRTSGQKSSLRKSRSVERIRARKLATSKVKERPKKSSSEEGGASDDQEVTSVEENSPQQQHSPVKRLEKQKLFSPIGYEPHLIDTLEKDMLQKNPNVQWNDVAGLNEAKAILQEAVVLPVILPDFFRGIRRPWKGVLMVGPPGTGKTMLAKAVATECGTTFFNVSSSTLTSKYRGESEKLVRLLFEMARFYAPSTIFIDEIDSLCACRGSDSEHEASRRFKAELLIQMDGLNAANDDKVIMVLAATNHPWDIDEAFRRRFEKRVYIGLPNDNTRKALLELCLKGVNISPDLNTDTITEQLNGYTGSDIANVCRDAAMMAMRRHINGLSPSEIKMIRREEVDLPVTAQDFQDAMVKTRKSVSANDVARYETWMDEYGSC; encoded by the exons ATGCTGGTACAGTACGGTGGTGCAACCGGAACACGCAGCAACggggtcagcagcagcaccagcagcagcagcagtgcgatGAACGAGTACCATCACGGCGGTTACCATCCGTCGCACGGGTACGCACCGCAGCCCTACGAACCGCCGACCCACGGGCACGTCGGCACCG TCGCCGTCCCGATACACAGCATCGAGTCGATCCGGCACACGCCGTACCATTCGCTATGGAATCTGCACGAGTG CTCTGCACCGTCCACGTCCGGCTTCCAGCATATGGCCCGCATGATGGACACGCTGATCCTGGACAATTTGGCACCGTTTGCGTTCACGAAAATCACCACCACGCACCGCCCGACCAGGATCAgcgggggtggtggtggaactggcggcggtggcagcagcggcagtggTGGCAGCGGAGGCTCGGGCAGTAATGGTGTgcccggcggtggtggtggcggaggCGTCGGGCTGCTCGAGACCCGCAACGGACCGCTGGGCGGCATGGGCCAGGAGGGGATCCTGCGCGGCGGCCCGGGCGGGCTCGGCAGCGGGGGCAGCATGGGCGTCAAGAAGGCAACCAGCACGAGCAACGTCAGCAATCTGATCGGTGCCGGTACGGTCAGCACGTCCACGATTCGGGTGAACCTGCAGAAGAACAAAATACCGACACAAGGTCAGTGCGGTCCGCTACCTGGTG aAGTCCACCCTAACCCGCGCCATGCTAGCCTCGCCTCGAACGCAGCATCGCCCCCGACGGCGACCGATTCGCGCTGGATCTCGTCGCTGCGGCGCCGCGATCCGGAGCTGCAACCGACACTGCCCTCGATCAATCACTCCAACCACCACAGTACCTCCTCGCTGACGCAGCAGCACAGCATCGGCTACACCAGCTCCTCCAACACGCCGAACACGGACCGGCGCAGCAGCCGGACGAGCGGCCAGAAGTCGTCCCTGCGCAAGAGCCGCTCGGTCGAGCGCATACGGGCCCGCAAGCTGGCCACCTCGAAGGTGAAGGAGCGGCCGAAAAAGTCCTCCTCCGAGGAGGGCGGCGCGTCCGACGACCAGGAGGTGACCTCGGTGGAGGAAAACtcgccccagcagcagcactcgcCGGTCAAGCGGCTCGAGAAGCAGAAGCTGTTCAGCCCGATCGGGTACGAGCCGCACCTGATCGACACGCTCGAGAAGGACATGCTGCAGAAGAACCCGAACGTCCAGTGGAACGATGTGGCCGGGCTGAACGAGGCGAAGGCGATCCTGCAGGAGGCGGTCGTGCTGCCGGTGATACTGCCCGACTTCTTCCGCGGCATCCGGCGCCCGTGGAAGGGTGTGCTGATGGTGGGCCCGCCCGGCACCGGCAAAACGATGCTGGCCAAGGCGGTCGCGACCGAGTGCGGCACCACGTTCTTCAACGTGTCGTCCAGCACGCTCACGTCCAAGTATCGCGGGGAGAGCGAGAAGCTCGTCCGGCTGCTGTTCGAGATGGCCCGGTTCTACGCGCCGAGCACAATCTTTATCGACGAGATCGATTCACTGTGTGCCTGCCGGGGTAGCGACTCGGAGCATGAGGCTAGCCGGCGCTTCAAGGCGGAACTGCTCATCCAGATGGATGGGTTGAATGCGGCCAA CGATGATAAGGTGATCATGGTGCTGGCCGCTACCAACCATCCCTGGGACATCGATGAAGCCTTCCGGCGCCGGTTCGAGAAGCGCGTCTACATTGGTCTTCCGAACGACAACACCCGCAAGGCGCTGCTGGAGCTCTGCCTGAAGGGCGTGAACATTTCGCCGGACTTGAACACGGACACCATTACGGAGCAGCTGAACGGGTACACCGGGTCCGACATTGCGAACGTGTGTCG CGATGCAGCAATGATGGCGATGCGACGGCACATCAACGGTTTAAGCCCGTCCGAGATCAAGATGATACGGCGGGAGGAGGTCGATCTACCGGTCACGGCGCAGGACTTCCAGGACGCGATGGTCAAGACGCGCAAATCCGTCTCGGCGAACGATGTCGCCCGCTACGAAACGTGGATGGACGAGTACGGATCGTGCTAg
- the LOC121587761 gene encoding katanin p60 ATPase-containing subunit A1 isoform X1: MLVQYGGATGTRSNGVSSSTSSSSSAMNEYHHGGYHPSHGYAPQPYEPPTHGHVGTGNNLLEAALGGRQGPTGGSTGSTVPHHNPSNASTYKMSRTVSNSHPALERSDVHVEYEVAVPIHSIESIRHTPYHSLWNLHECSAPSTSGFQHMARMMDTLILDNLAPFAFTKITTTHRPTRISGGGGGTGGGGSSGSGGSGGSGSNGVPGGGGGGGVGLLETRNGPLGGMGQEGILRGGPGGLGSGGSMGVKKATSTSNVSNLIGAGTVSTSTIRVNLQKNKIPTQGQCGPLPGEVHPNPRHASLASNAASPPTATDSRWISSLRRRDPELQPTLPSINHSNHHSTSSLTQQHSIGYTSSSNTPNTDRRSSRTSGQKSSLRKSRSVERIRARKLATSKVKERPKKSSSEEGGASDDQEVTSVEENSPQQQHSPVKRLEKQKLFSPIGYEPHLIDTLEKDMLQKNPNVQWNDVAGLNEAKAILQEAVVLPVILPDFFRGIRRPWKGVLMVGPPGTGKTMLAKAVATECGTTFFNVSSSTLTSKYRGESEKLVRLLFEMARFYAPSTIFIDEIDSLCACRGSDSEHEASRRFKAELLIQMDGLNAANDDKVIMVLAATNHPWDIDEAFRRRFEKRVYIGLPNDNTRKALLELCLKGVNISPDLNTDTITEQLNGYTGSDIANVCRDAAMMAMRRHINGLSPSEIKMIRREEVDLPVTAQDFQDAMVKTRKSVSANDVARYETWMDEYGSC, from the exons ATGCTGGTACAGTACGGTGGTGCAACCGGAACACGCAGCAACggggtcagcagcagcaccagcagcagcagcagtgcgatGAACGAGTACCATCACGGCGGTTACCATCCGTCGCACGGGTACGCACCGCAGCCCTACGAACCGCCGACCCACGGGCACGTCGGCACCGGTAATAATCTGCTCGAGGCGGCACTTGGCGGCCGCCAAGGTCCGACCGGCGGCAGCACAGGTAGCACTGTTCCACACCACAACCCTTCTAACGCAAGCACGTACAAAATGTCTCGTACCGTTTCCAACTCGCACCCGGCCCTGGAACGGTCCGACGTACATGTGGAATACGAAGTCGCCGTCCCGATACACAGCATCGAGTCGATCCGGCACACGCCGTACCATTCGCTATGGAATCTGCACGAGTG CTCTGCACCGTCCACGTCCGGCTTCCAGCATATGGCCCGCATGATGGACACGCTGATCCTGGACAATTTGGCACCGTTTGCGTTCACGAAAATCACCACCACGCACCGCCCGACCAGGATCAgcgggggtggtggtggaactggcggcggtggcagcagcggcagtggTGGCAGCGGAGGCTCGGGCAGTAATGGTGTgcccggcggtggtggtggcggaggCGTCGGGCTGCTCGAGACCCGCAACGGACCGCTGGGCGGCATGGGCCAGGAGGGGATCCTGCGCGGCGGCCCGGGCGGGCTCGGCAGCGGGGGCAGCATGGGCGTCAAGAAGGCAACCAGCACGAGCAACGTCAGCAATCTGATCGGTGCCGGTACGGTCAGCACGTCCACGATTCGGGTGAACCTGCAGAAGAACAAAATACCGACACAAGGTCAGTGCGGTCCGCTACCTGGTG aAGTCCACCCTAACCCGCGCCATGCTAGCCTCGCCTCGAACGCAGCATCGCCCCCGACGGCGACCGATTCGCGCTGGATCTCGTCGCTGCGGCGCCGCGATCCGGAGCTGCAACCGACACTGCCCTCGATCAATCACTCCAACCACCACAGTACCTCCTCGCTGACGCAGCAGCACAGCATCGGCTACACCAGCTCCTCCAACACGCCGAACACGGACCGGCGCAGCAGCCGGACGAGCGGCCAGAAGTCGTCCCTGCGCAAGAGCCGCTCGGTCGAGCGCATACGGGCCCGCAAGCTGGCCACCTCGAAGGTGAAGGAGCGGCCGAAAAAGTCCTCCTCCGAGGAGGGCGGCGCGTCCGACGACCAGGAGGTGACCTCGGTGGAGGAAAACtcgccccagcagcagcactcgcCGGTCAAGCGGCTCGAGAAGCAGAAGCTGTTCAGCCCGATCGGGTACGAGCCGCACCTGATCGACACGCTCGAGAAGGACATGCTGCAGAAGAACCCGAACGTCCAGTGGAACGATGTGGCCGGGCTGAACGAGGCGAAGGCGATCCTGCAGGAGGCGGTCGTGCTGCCGGTGATACTGCCCGACTTCTTCCGCGGCATCCGGCGCCCGTGGAAGGGTGTGCTGATGGTGGGCCCGCCCGGCACCGGCAAAACGATGCTGGCCAAGGCGGTCGCGACCGAGTGCGGCACCACGTTCTTCAACGTGTCGTCCAGCACGCTCACGTCCAAGTATCGCGGGGAGAGCGAGAAGCTCGTCCGGCTGCTGTTCGAGATGGCCCGGTTCTACGCGCCGAGCACAATCTTTATCGACGAGATCGATTCACTGTGTGCCTGCCGGGGTAGCGACTCGGAGCATGAGGCTAGCCGGCGCTTCAAGGCGGAACTGCTCATCCAGATGGATGGGTTGAATGCGGCCAA CGATGATAAGGTGATCATGGTGCTGGCCGCTACCAACCATCCCTGGGACATCGATGAAGCCTTCCGGCGCCGGTTCGAGAAGCGCGTCTACATTGGTCTTCCGAACGACAACACCCGCAAGGCGCTGCTGGAGCTCTGCCTGAAGGGCGTGAACATTTCGCCGGACTTGAACACGGACACCATTACGGAGCAGCTGAACGGGTACACCGGGTCCGACATTGCGAACGTGTGTCG CGATGCAGCAATGATGGCGATGCGACGGCACATCAACGGTTTAAGCCCGTCCGAGATCAAGATGATACGGCGGGAGGAGGTCGATCTACCGGTCACGGCGCAGGACTTCCAGGACGCGATGGTCAAGACGCGCAAATCCGTCTCGGCGAACGATGTCGCCCGCTACGAAACGTGGATGGACGAGTACGGATCGTGCTAg